A stretch of Coleofasciculaceae cyanobacterium DNA encodes these proteins:
- a CDS encoding DUF697 domain-containing protein, which produces MPLFRIVALFLGLSVILGLSIWLVTSLSHLYMQISFTAPILANLLLLLVIVLIGLIMGGYVYYINKSTRNSRRKKDKRRTKRIRVPEEKNQVAAQNLQALKQQVGQIQDKIAQKALLGRSRQIEANLQRGEVKVVIFGTGSAGKTSLVNALVGEIVGETNPIMGTTTQGETYSLKLKGVGREILIIDTPGILEAGIAGTEREKIAKQLATEADLLVFTVDNDLRQSEYEPLRTLAEIGKRSLLVFNKTDLYTDEDREIILGRLKERVKPFISSSDVTAICANPQPVQLASGEIIEPPVEILPLIKRLVAVLRAEGEDLIADNILLQSHRLGEEARTIIENQRRRESDRIIARYQWISAGVIAVTPVPVVDMLATAAVNAQMVIEIGRIYNIELDLEQGKELALSLGKTLVSLGVVKGAVDILAKALQFHFATYIVGKAIQAVSAAYLTRIAGKSFIEYFRRNLDWGDGGITEVVQQQFQLSRRDEFVKSFVQDAISKVVQPLSEAWGDEDLDEGEEAEVVEEMVAQLEDDW; this is translated from the coding sequence ATGCCTTTGTTTCGTATAGTAGCTCTATTTCTCGGTCTTAGCGTCATTCTGGGATTATCGATCTGGTTGGTGACATCTTTGTCTCACCTATATATGCAGATCTCTTTTACCGCCCCCATTTTGGCTAATTTACTGCTGCTACTGGTAATTGTCTTAATCGGGTTAATCATGGGAGGCTATGTTTATTACATTAATAAATCTACCCGTAATTCTCGACGCAAGAAAGATAAACGCCGTACTAAACGAATCAGAGTTCCAGAAGAAAAAAATCAGGTAGCAGCCCAGAATCTTCAGGCATTAAAACAGCAGGTAGGGCAAATACAGGACAAAATTGCCCAAAAAGCTTTATTAGGTAGATCTCGACAAATTGAGGCGAATCTCCAGCGAGGGGAAGTCAAGGTAGTTATCTTTGGCACAGGATCGGCAGGAAAAACCTCTTTAGTTAATGCTTTGGTGGGCGAAATCGTGGGAGAAACCAACCCCATCATGGGAACAACTACCCAAGGAGAAACCTATAGCCTGAAACTAAAAGGAGTAGGTAGAGAAATCTTAATTATTGACACCCCTGGTATCTTAGAAGCGGGAATTGCGGGAACAGAACGGGAAAAAATAGCCAAACAGCTAGCTACAGAAGCAGACTTACTCGTCTTTACCGTGGATAATGATTTGCGCCAGTCAGAATACGAGCCTTTAAGAACTTTAGCAGAAATCGGTAAGCGATCGCTGTTAGTCTTTAATAAAACAGATCTTTATACTGATGAAGATCGAGAAATAATCCTGGGCAGACTGAAAGAAAGAGTCAAGCCCTTTATCTCTTCTAGTGACGTAACGGCTATTTGCGCCAACCCCCAACCAGTTCAGCTAGCCAGCGGAGAAATTATCGAGCCTCCTGTAGAGATCTTACCGTTGATCAAAAGACTGGTGGCAGTATTGCGGGCAGAGGGAGAAGATTTAATTGCCGATAACATTTTGCTTCAGTCTCATCGCTTGGGAGAAGAAGCCCGCACCATTATCGAGAACCAGCGTCGTCGAGAATCAGATAGAATAATCGCTCGCTATCAGTGGATCAGCGCGGGCGTAATTGCGGTAACTCCTGTACCAGTAGTCGATATGTTAGCTACCGCTGCGGTTAATGCCCAAATGGTAATCGAAATCGGCAGAATCTATAATATTGAACTCGATCTCGAACAAGGTAAAGAATTAGCCTTATCTCTCGGTAAAACTTTGGTTAGCTTGGGCGTAGTCAAAGGTGCGGTAGATATCTTAGCTAAAGCCCTCCAGTTCCACTTTGCCACTTATATTGTCGGTAAAGCGATTCAAGCTGTATCTGCCGCCTACCTAACTCGCATTGCAGGTAAAAGCTTTATTGAATATTTTAGGCGCAATCTTGATTGGGGAGACGGGGGCATAACAGAAGTCGTGCAGCAACAGTTTCAACTCAGTCGGCGGGATGAGTTTGTCAAATCCTTTGTCCAAGATGCGATCTCTAAAGTAGTACAGCCATTATCTGAAGCCTGGGGCGATGAAGATCTTGATGAGGGAGAAGAAGCAGAGGTAGTCGAAGAGATGGTAGCGCAGCTAGAAGATGATTGGTAG
- a CDS encoding NUDIX hydrolase, with protein sequence MNYRNPAPTVDIIIELIDRPGRPTVLIERKNEPFGWAIPGGFVDYGESIETAAIREAEEEVSLKVELIEQFYVYSDPQRDPRQHTLAIVFIAVAKGNPVAADDAKNLGIFNQWDLPSNLCFDHHRIMNDYWNYRNYGLKPKIK encoded by the coding sequence GTGAATTATCGTAATCCTGCACCAACTGTAGATATTATTATCGAATTGATCGATCGCCCAGGACGACCAACTGTTTTAATCGAGAGAAAAAATGAACCTTTTGGCTGGGCAATTCCAGGAGGATTTGTTGATTATGGAGAGTCGATTGAAACCGCAGCGATTCGCGAAGCCGAAGAAGAAGTAAGCCTAAAAGTAGAACTGATCGAGCAGTTTTATGTTTATTCAGATCCGCAGCGAGATCCACGTCAACATACTCTGGCGATCGTTTTTATCGCTGTTGCCAAAGGTAATCCTGTTGCTGCTGATGATGCTAAAAATTTGGGGATATTTAATCAATGGGATTTGCCCTCGAATCTCTGTTTCGATCATCACCGCATTATGAATGATTATTGGAACTATCGTAACTATGGTTTAAAGCCAAAAATAAAATAG
- a CDS encoding PIN domain-containing protein yields MERLVNAIDEENSVLIEIPLDKNVVKTLVRVDRTQISDLPDRIIAATALYTKVAVISRDRKIKLSNIQTIW; encoded by the coding sequence TTGGAACGTTTAGTAAATGCAATAGATGAAGAAAATAGCGTATTAATCGAAATTCCTTTGGATAAAAATGTAGTTAAAACTTTAGTTCGAGTAGACAGAACACAAATTTCCGATTTACCAGATCGTATTATTGCTGCTACTGCTTTGTACACCAAAGTTGCAGTAATTAGTAGAGACAGAAAAATTAAGTTATCTAATATTCAGACTATTTGGTAA
- a CDS encoding cation:proton antiporter gives MPDNLLFSLGLILLLGFLGGQFARKLKAPPLLGMMLVGILLGSQISNLITQQVLDLADDLRTIAVMVILMRAGLGLDRDKLAQQGSVALRLGFLPALTEAIAISLISIWLFEFDWATGLLLGCVIGAESPAVIVPGMLRLKNLGWGVSKGIADAILTGSALSDVLILLLFSLLLNFLTQGTITSNGLWLLPVQIVAQIILGVIFGYLAAKLIVFCTIKQKWTQNSVQDTLIAATIALLLVVLASGFPYFSGYLAVMAMGFFLIEFSPPLARRLRQEFNHLWIVAEIFLFVLMGATIQLQVLSNVLLPGIILLVLGLIFGRTIGWYLATLGSNWNWREKLFLLPGNSAKATVQAAIGAIPLSLNIPGGEIILAITALSILITAPLGAWAIPTFAPKLLTKDEVDPTKANLVTPTVILGAVHSFKSAIAVLTQVADLTRRTNGSVVILDVTNNPHQTNTDRLNLLMAKLLADVPYQLIITTQNTSKPISEEILRIAKEYKVTAITLAKNNSQPWDNSSFSSIAQQVITSSNIPVTLI, from the coding sequence ATGCCTGACAATTTATTGTTTAGTCTGGGTTTAATTCTATTACTCGGATTTCTGGGTGGTCAATTTGCCCGTAAACTGAAAGCTCCTCCTTTGCTGGGGATGATGCTCGTTGGCATCTTATTAGGATCGCAGATAAGTAATTTAATTACTCAGCAGGTTTTAGATCTGGCAGATGATCTCAGAACGATCGCCGTAATGGTAATCTTGATGCGAGCGGGGTTAGGATTAGATCGCGATAAGCTAGCTCAACAGGGTAGTGTTGCTTTGCGTTTGGGTTTTTTGCCTGCTTTGACCGAAGCGATCGCCATTTCTCTAATTTCAATTTGGCTATTTGAGTTTGACTGGGCAACAGGTTTGTTATTAGGCTGCGTCATTGGTGCCGAATCTCCTGCGGTAATTGTCCCAGGAATGTTGCGTCTTAAAAACCTGGGTTGGGGGGTATCTAAAGGAATCGCCGATGCCATTTTGACGGGGAGTGCTTTGTCCGATGTTTTAATCTTGTTGCTGTTTAGCTTGCTGTTAAATTTTTTAACTCAGGGAACTATTACCAGTAATGGGCTATGGTTGTTACCTGTTCAGATAGTCGCCCAAATTATTCTCGGGGTAATATTTGGTTATTTGGCAGCCAAATTAATTGTCTTCTGCACTATCAAGCAAAAGTGGACGCAAAATAGCGTTCAAGATACTTTGATTGCTGCCACCATAGCATTGCTATTAGTGGTACTTGCTTCTGGTTTCCCTTACTTTTCTGGATACTTAGCCGTAATGGCGATGGGATTTTTTCTGATTGAATTTAGTCCTCCCCTGGCACGTCGCTTGCGTCAGGAATTTAATCATCTGTGGATTGTGGCAGAGATTTTTCTCTTTGTCTTAATGGGAGCAACAATTCAGCTACAGGTTTTATCAAATGTGTTGTTGCCAGGAATTATCTTGCTTGTCCTTGGCTTGATTTTTGGTCGTACAATCGGCTGGTATCTAGCTACATTAGGTAGTAACTGGAATTGGCGGGAAAAGTTATTTCTCTTACCTGGAAATTCCGCTAAAGCTACGGTACAGGCTGCTATTGGTGCAATTCCTCTTAGTTTAAATATACCAGGAGGCGAGATTATTTTGGCGATCACCGCTTTATCTATTTTGATTACTGCCCCTTTAGGAGCTTGGGCAATACCTACTTTTGCTCCCAAACTACTCACCAAAGATGAGGTAGATCCGACTAAAGCTAATCTAGTTACCCCAACAGTTATTTTAGGTGCGGTTCATAGCTTCAAGAGTGCGATCGCAGTTTTAACCCAGGTAGCCGATCTTACACGCAGAACCAACGGATCGGTCGTTATTCTTGATGTCACCAATAACCCTCATCAGACTAATACAGATAGACTAAACTTGCTAATGGCTAAATTGTTGGCAGATGTTCCTTATCAACTGATAATTACCACGCAAAACACATCTAAGCCAATATCCGAGGAAATACTACGTATTGCTAAGGAATACAAAGTTACAGCTATTACTCTAGCTAAAAACAATTCCCAGCCTTGGGACAATAGCTCTTTTAGCTCAATAGCTCAACAAGTTATAACCAGCAGCAATATTCCCGTAACTCTAATCTGA
- a CDS encoding GH116 family glycosyl hydrolase, which yields MIPNQKPNPQIPNCAWQRPIGKGWDNPYTVRYASNLDDGPWHGMPLGGMGAGCIGRSTKGDFNLWHLDGGEHIFKSLPACQFSVFEQTESATQAYALCTEAPEDNTLSRWAWYPKEKGMYSALYPRSWFEYQEVFAADITCEQFSPIWAENYQESSYPIVNFDWTVHNPTDKPITLSIMLTWQNTVGWFTNAIKSPTIEVRDDGSPEYEYQPKWRDSTGNYNEWIQDNYRVGCLLNRVYAKRRPLGQPHESVQEGDGQIAIASVYNPSVEVFYLSRWNPDGDGAEVWDYFAADGSLPDLQNETPADPGEQIACAIAIRFKIEPGKTKKIPFTLAWDLPITEFKQGINYYRRYTDFFGRNGKNAWSMVRTSLKHGEMWREKIQAWQQPILQRDDLPDWFKMALFNELYLLADGGTLWTAATENDPVGQFGVLECMDYRWYESLDVRLYGSFGLMMLWPQLDKSVLEAFARAIPDHDDTPRTVGYDRSSAIRKEGGATPHDLGAPNEHPWEETNYTSYQDCNQWKDLPSDFVLQVYRDYLLTGARDTDFLWECWHSITQTLAYLKKFDRDNDGIPENSGAPDQTFDDWKLRGISAYCGGLWIAALEAAIKIGKILSDNPPTNPSLQVSDFCAGIENTIDNYHSWLEQSRSLYHNALWNGEYYRLDTESGSNAVMADQLCGQFYARLLNLPDVVEEQYIKSTLNKIYDACFLKFHHGKYGAANGVLPDGSPVNPNDTHPLEVWTGINFGLAAFMIQMGMKEEAFQLTETVVKQVYENGLQFRTPEAITAVGTFRASHYLRAMAIWGIYGVLTDWK from the coding sequence ATGATACCCAACCAAAAGCCAAATCCTCAGATTCCCAATTGTGCCTGGCAACGTCCCATCGGCAAAGGATGGGACAATCCTTACACTGTTCGCTATGCCAGTAATTTGGATGATGGACCTTGGCATGGAATGCCCCTTGGTGGGATGGGTGCGGGGTGTATTGGGAGATCGACCAAAGGAGATTTTAACCTATGGCACTTAGATGGTGGGGAACATATTTTCAAGTCTCTTCCCGCCTGTCAATTTAGTGTTTTTGAACAGACAGAATCGGCAACTCAGGCTTATGCTTTGTGTACGGAAGCACCAGAGGATAACACTTTATCTCGTTGGGCTTGGTATCCAAAAGAGAAGGGTATGTATAGCGCGCTGTATCCTCGCAGTTGGTTTGAGTATCAAGAAGTTTTTGCGGCAGATATAACCTGTGAGCAGTTTTCGCCGATATGGGCAGAGAATTACCAAGAATCTAGCTATCCAATAGTTAATTTTGACTGGACGGTACACAATCCTACCGATAAACCGATTACTCTAAGTATCATGCTGACTTGGCAAAATACTGTCGGCTGGTTTACCAACGCAATTAAATCACCCACAATTGAGGTGCGAGATGATGGTAGTCCAGAATATGAGTATCAACCTAAATGGCGTGACAGCACAGGAAACTATAATGAGTGGATACAGGATAACTATCGGGTAGGCTGTTTGTTAAATCGGGTATATGCGAAGCGTCGTCCTTTAGGACAGCCTCATGAATCAGTACAAGAAGGAGACGGACAAATTGCGATCGCCTCAGTCTATAATCCTAGCGTGGAAGTATTTTATCTCAGTCGTTGGAATCCTGATGGAGACGGTGCAGAAGTATGGGACTATTTTGCAGCCGATGGCTCGTTACCCGATCTACAAAATGAAACCCCAGCCGATCCTGGTGAACAAATTGCCTGTGCGATCGCAATTCGGTTTAAGATCGAGCCAGGTAAGACTAAGAAAATTCCCTTTACTTTAGCTTGGGACTTGCCTATTACTGAATTTAAGCAAGGCATTAATTATTATCGTCGTTATACAGACTTTTTCGGGCGCAATGGTAAAAATGCCTGGAGTATGGTTAGAACTTCTCTCAAGCATGGTGAGATGTGGCGGGAAAAAATCCAGGCTTGGCAACAGCCAATTTTGCAACGGGATGACTTACCCGACTGGTTTAAGATGGCGTTGTTTAACGAGCTATACTTGCTGGCTGATGGTGGTACTCTCTGGACAGCAGCTACTGAAAACGATCCTGTAGGGCAGTTTGGGGTATTGGAGTGCATGGATTATCGCTGGTATGAAAGCCTAGATGTGCGCCTGTACGGTTCATTTGGCTTGATGATGTTGTGGCCACAATTAGATAAATCTGTTTTAGAAGCCTTTGCCAGAGCCATTCCCGATCATGATGATACACCGCGCACTGTAGGTTACGATCGCTCTAGTGCCATCAGAAAAGAAGGTGGTGCAACGCCTCACGATCTGGGCGCACCAAATGAACATCCGTGGGAGGAAACTAACTATACTTCCTATCAAGATTGTAATCAATGGAAAGATTTACCCAGCGATTTTGTCTTGCAAGTATACCGAGACTATCTGCTAACAGGCGCTCGAGATACTGACTTTCTCTGGGAATGTTGGCACAGTATTACTCAAACCTTGGCATATCTTAAGAAATTCGATCGCGACAACGATGGCATTCCCGAAAATTCTGGCGCACCCGATCAAACTTTTGATGACTGGAAGTTAAGAGGCATAAGTGCCTATTGTGGCGGTTTATGGATAGCCGCCTTAGAAGCAGCAATTAAAATCGGTAAAATTCTGAGCGACAATCCGCCGACAAACCCCAGTCTACAAGTATCGGACTTTTGTGCAGGTATCGAAAATACGATTGATAACTATCATAGTTGGTTAGAGCAATCGCGATCGCTCTATCATAATGCTTTGTGGAATGGCGAATACTATCGTCTCGATACCGAAAGTGGTTCAAATGCAGTGATGGCAGATCAACTCTGTGGACAATTCTATGCTCGTTTATTAAATTTACCTGACGTAGTAGAAGAACAATACATTAAGTCTACTTTAAACAAAATTTATGATGCCTGTTTTCTCAAATTTCATCACGGCAAATATGGCGCAGCCAACGGCGTTTTACCCGATGGAAGTCCAGTTAATCCCAATGATACCCATCCCCTAGAAGTCTGGACAGGAATCAACTTTGGTTTGGCTGCTTTTATGATTCAAATGGGTATGAAAGAAGAAGCTTTCCAACTAACAGAAACTGTAGTTAAGCAAGTATACGAAAATGGCTTACAGTTTCGCACTCCTGAAGCTATTACCGCAGTTGGTACTTTTAGAGCGAGTCATTATTTAAGGGCGATGGCAATTTGGGGTATTTATGGTGTTTTGACTGATTGGAAGTAG
- a CDS encoding rhomboid family intramembrane serine protease — protein MKSSHNKIAYITYILIALNLLIYALEIKLGGSQSAFALERLGALIPQKVLAGEWWRLIGANFLHYGSFHLATNMLALFFIGRLIELSLGAKYYLTIYLFSGIGSMLTFTLLAFRLGLDNAFLVGASAAIMGLIGAILAISLQIWLKKRYSPTAKRRLLQIILIIIIQFIFDNIIPQVSFHAHLFGFIIGFLISSVLVFIKFNLEEA, from the coding sequence ATGAAAAGTAGCCATAATAAAATAGCTTATATTACATATATTTTAATTGCCTTAAATTTACTGATATATGCCTTAGAAATCAAATTGGGTGGCAGTCAAAGCGCTTTTGCATTGGAACGTTTGGGCGCATTAATTCCCCAGAAAGTTCTAGCAGGAGAATGGTGGCGGTTGATTGGAGCTAATTTTCTACATTACGGTTCATTTCATTTGGCAACTAATATGCTGGCGCTTTTTTTTATTGGGCGTTTGATTGAATTGAGCTTGGGAGCAAAATATTATCTAACTATATATTTATTCAGTGGTATTGGCTCAATGCTCACTTTTACGCTACTAGCTTTTAGGTTGGGTTTAGACAATGCTTTTTTAGTCGGCGCGTCAGCAGCAATTATGGGGCTGATCGGCGCAATTTTGGCGATATCGCTCCAGATTTGGTTAAAAAAAAGATATTCACCTACTGCAAAACGCCGACTGCTACAAATTATTTTGATCATCATCATTCAATTTATTTTTGATAACATAATTCCCCAAGTAAGTTTTCATGCTCATCTGTTTGGCTTTATCATTGGTTTTTTGATTAGTAGTGTTTTGGTATTTATTAAATTTAATTTAGAAGAGGCTTAA